Proteins from a genomic interval of Desulfurobacterium sp. TC5-1:
- a CDS encoding nucleotidyltransferase domain-containing protein: MDVLVEFEKGHKDFFNYMGLKYYLESLFKREVDLVIETAVKPQLRKRILNEVVYV; the protein is encoded by the coding sequence ATAGATGTTCTTGTTGAATTTGAGAAAGGACATAAAGACTTCTTCAATTATATGGGATTAAAATACTATCTTGAGAGCCTATTCAAAAGAGAAGTAGATCTTGTTATAGAGACTGCAGTTAAACCACAATTGAGAAAAAGGATATTAAACGAGGTCGTGTATGTCTAA
- a CDS encoding GIY-YIG nuclease family protein translates to MEKKGYIYIMTNKTNKVLYIGVTSNLIKRVYEHKNHVIKGFTSKYNCHKLVYYEIFETIEEAIKREKYLKGKKRQFKIDLIDSFNPEWKDLYETLF, encoded by the coding sequence ATGGAAAAGAAAGGCTACATTTATATTATGACAAATAAAACAAATAAGGTTCTTTATATAGGTGTGACAAGCAACCTTATAAAAAGGGTCTATGAACACAAAAATCATGTCATTAAAGGCTTTACCAGCAAATACAACTGCCATAAGCTGGTATATTACGAAATATTCGAAACTATAGAAGAAGCCATCAAAAGAGAAAAGTATCTCAAAGGTAAAAAAAGACAATTCAAAATTGATCTAATTGATAGTTTTAACCCTGAGTGGAAAGACTTATACGAAACACTGTTTTAG
- a CDS encoding nucleotidyltransferase domain-containing protein, translating to MIKDNEILDSSRLKLETIKDLENFLRKFFKNEKVGIYLFGSRARGDNAPFSDVDIGFIADKDISDKLIMLKEILEESNFPYKVDLVDLSSNRKLLKVVLREGKKWL from the coding sequence GTGATTAAAGATAATGAAATTTTAGACAGTTCCCGTCTAAAATTAGAAACAATAAAAGATTTGGAGAATTTCCTGAGAAAATTTTTTAAAAACGAGAAAGTAGGAATATATCTATTTGGTTCACGTGCAAGGGGAGATAATGCTCCTTTTTCAGATGTTGATATCGGATTTATAGCGGATAAAGATATATCAGATAAACTAATCATGCTAAAAGAAATTCTGGAAGAAAGCAATTTCCCCTATAAAGTCGATTTAGTGGATCTGTCTTCAAACAGGAAACTTCTAAAAGTTGTCTTAAGAGAGGGTAAAAAATGGCTTTAG
- a CDS encoding HI0074 family nucleotidyltransferase substrate-binding subunit: MALEKLVEDFEKALERLREAYLRTKNSDKNDYYFFRDSAVQRFEFTVEIFWKCIKSYLREIEGIECRSPKSCIREFFSAGHLNEEETILLLKMIDDRNLTSHTYREEVAERLFSKLEKYIIQLEKVLLDLRRHLKDKKI; the protein is encoded by the coding sequence ATGGCTTTAGAAAAGCTTGTAGAAGATTTTGAAAAAGCTTTAGAAAGGCTGAGAGAAGCTTACTTGAGAACGAAAAATTCAGATAAAAATGATTACTATTTTTTTAGAGATAGTGCCGTTCAGAGGTTTGAATTCACTGTTGAAATCTTCTGGAAGTGCATTAAATCTTACTTAAGAGAGATTGAAGGAATTGAATGTAGAAGCCCTAAATCTTGCATAAGGGAGTTTTTCTCTGCAGGTCACTTGAACGAAGAGGAAACAATTCTTCTCCTTAAAATGATAGATGACAGAAATTTAACTTCCCATACGTATAGAGAAGAAGTAGCTGAACGGCTATTTTCAAAACTTGAGAAGTACATAATTCAACTGGAAAAGGTGCTTTTAGATTTACGAAGACATCTGAAGGACAAAAAAATATAA
- a CDS encoding flippase, with the protein MITRLKRKLQSKLNSDIHFAELVKGAGTAFGFRILGIVFGYLFTLLVTRTLGAKAWGIFALCLVVLQISSVIGRLGMDTALLRFTAEYTAKERPDILKDIYKKALTLAIPFSIMVAVSVYFISPVLASAVFKKPYLTPYFHVVSFAIVPFVLLWIHRESIRGLKKIKEYMLLQQTGIFGIALILFTAGIYLIGRNVELPIFSYITAIVVLSVIAFLMWKKYLYYFCYSKLLHAGESPVPCHSEASTHPSEFSFRHSERSEESPHPLRHSEVSCAEESLFSYKALLSVSIPMLLSSSLALIMGWTDTVMLGMFRSAQEVGVYNVALRVSMITSITLMAINTIAAPKFAEFWGKGDIKGLEKVAQQSTKLIFWTSFPVLLLFLIFPKSILGIFGEEFKAGTVTLIILVIGQFISSSSGDAGGFLKMTNNQIFLQGLNFFAVLFNGILNYILIPPYGIIGAAIATMIALNIAKLVANIYIRKLYGFWLYIYIGFRGYKR; encoded by the coding sequence ATGATAACAAGACTCAAACGCAAACTCCAAAGTAAACTAAATTCAGATATCCACTTCGCCGAACTGGTAAAGGGTGCAGGTACAGCTTTTGGATTTAGGATTCTTGGAATAGTTTTCGGTTATCTTTTTACCCTGCTTGTTACGAGAACTTTAGGTGCCAAGGCGTGGGGGATTTTTGCCCTGTGCCTTGTTGTTCTTCAAATCTCATCTGTTATCGGTCGCCTTGGAATGGATACAGCCCTTTTAAGATTCACGGCGGAATATACAGCAAAAGAAAGACCAGACATTTTAAAAGACATTTACAAAAAGGCTTTAACGCTTGCAATTCCTTTTTCAATAATGGTTGCTGTTTCTGTCTATTTTATATCGCCTGTTCTGGCATCAGCTGTTTTCAAAAAACCTTACCTTACACCTTATTTCCATGTAGTCTCTTTTGCCATAGTTCCTTTTGTTCTTTTATGGATTCACAGGGAAAGCATAAGAGGTCTGAAAAAAATAAAGGAGTATATGCTTTTACAGCAAACAGGTATATTTGGAATAGCTCTTATACTTTTTACTGCTGGAATATATCTGATCGGCAGAAATGTTGAACTGCCAATATTTTCATATATAACTGCAATTGTAGTTTTATCTGTTATTGCATTTCTAATGTGGAAAAAGTACTTATATTATTTCTGTTATTCTAAGTTGCTTCACGCCGGGGAATCTCCAGTTCCGTGTCATTCTGAGGCATCCACCCATCCCTCTGAGTTCTCGTTCCGTCATTCTGAGCGAAGCGAAGAATCTCCCCACCCTCTACGTCATTCTGAGGTATCCTGCGCCGAAGAATCTCTATTCTCATACAAGGCCTTACTTTCCGTTTCTATCCCTATGTTATTATCAAGTTCTTTAGCCTTGATAATGGGTTGGACGGATACTGTAATGCTCGGGATGTTTAGAAGTGCTCAGGAGGTCGGAGTTTATAACGTTGCACTTAGAGTTTCAATGATAACAAGCATTACACTAATGGCAATAAATACCATTGCAGCTCCGAAGTTTGCTGAATTCTGGGGAAAAGGAGATATAAAAGGATTGGAAAAAGTTGCTCAACAGTCAACAAAATTAATTTTTTGGACTTCTTTCCCGGTGTTGTTATTATTTTTAATTTTTCCAAAGTCTATTCTTGGAATATTTGGAGAAGAATTTAAAGCAGGAACTGTAACACTGATAATATTAGTGATAGGACAATTTATAAGTAGTTCAAGTGGAGATGCTGGAGGATTTCTGAAAATGACAAATAATCAAATATTTCTACAAGGTTTAAATTTTTTTGCTGTACTGTTTAATGGTATACTTAATTATATACTCATTCCACCATATGGGATTATTGGAGCTGCTATCGCTACTATGATAGCTCTAAATATAGCAAAACTGGTTGCAAATATATATATAAGAAAATTATATGGATTCTGGTTATATATATACATTGGCTTTCGAGGGTATAAAAGATGA
- a CDS encoding NAD(P)-binding protein, with protein sequence MRVGIIGAGISGLSIGQMLKRYFDVEVLEKDNKVGGIAKTKTINGVAYHLVGGHCFNSKNINVLNFVFTNILPKSEWHLVERKAKIFFKGHLIDYPIEFSVKQIACFNEELAFNITKDFFATKDDKNPENLADWFIQKFGKTLAEEYFIPYNRKIWNQDPYKMDYIWVKDKLPIPDKKSFFLSLVKSVRDDMPHSYFFYPNSNDQ encoded by the coding sequence ATGAGAGTAGGGATTATTGGAGCTGGTATTTCTGGTTTAAGTATTGGGCAAATGCTTAAAAGATATTTTGATGTAGAAGTTTTAGAAAAGGACAATAAAGTGGGAGGTATTGCTAAAACAAAAACTATAAATGGAGTGGCTTATCATTTAGTTGGAGGACATTGTTTTAATTCAAAAAATATAAATGTTTTGAATTTCGTTTTTACTAATATATTACCCAAGTCAGAATGGCATTTGGTAGAAAGAAAAGCTAAAATTTTCTTTAAAGGTCACCTGATAGATTATCCTATAGAATTTTCTGTGAAACAAATTGCTTGCTTTAATGAGGAACTTGCGTTTAATATAACTAAAGACTTCTTCGCCACTAAAGATGATAAGAATCCTGAAAATTTAGCGGATTGGTTTATTCAAAAATTTGGCAAAACACTGGCAGAAGAATATTTTATTCCTTATAATAGAAAGATATGGAATCAAGATCCATATAAAATGGATTATATATGGGTAAAGGATAAGTTACCTATCCCTGATAAAAAATCTTTCTTTTTATCTTTAGTAAAAAGTGTTAGAGATGATATGCCTCATTCTTACTTTTTTTATCCGAATTCTAATGATCAGTAG
- a CDS encoding glycosyltransferase → MIKLSVIMWDCGFRERFHAIKSYLNQTLDKNVYEVIWVEFYSDVKEEVKKFADEHPNFRILTLKRSGKWQYGICVNEGVRIAKGDILVISDGDVVVDEKFLEDELRLHEKYLDLPFINYHRRYDESAEPPVYRYDLEYLNKVCVLVNPTNYAGCFSIKKRDFVAINGYEEDMVFSGPSACAKDFYIRAKNAGYFIRWSPEKRLFHPWHPGTTVGFSYLLRKQERIMKIRDLNVDILPNFGFDKKIRKSKLDTVPDYSFKEKLQLFIEFLIKKAVGKI, encoded by the coding sequence ATGATTAAGCTTTCAGTAATCATGTGGGATTGCGGTTTCCGAGAAAGATTTCATGCTATAAAATCTTATCTAAATCAGACTTTGGATAAAAATGTATACGAAGTTATATGGGTGGAATTTTATAGTGATGTAAAAGAAGAAGTGAAAAAGTTTGCTGATGAACATCCGAATTTTAGAATTTTGACATTGAAAAGGAGTGGTAAGTGGCAATATGGAATTTGTGTAAATGAAGGTGTAAGAATAGCAAAAGGAGATATTTTAGTTATTTCAGATGGAGATGTTGTTGTAGATGAAAAGTTTTTAGAGGATGAGTTAAGGCTTCATGAAAAGTATCTTGATTTACCTTTTATAAATTATCATAGAAGATACGATGAATCGGCAGAGCCACCTGTATATAGATACGACTTAGAATATTTAAATAAAGTTTGTGTTCTTGTAAATCCAACTAATTATGCAGGGTGTTTTAGCATAAAAAAGAGAGACTTTGTAGCTATTAATGGTTATGAGGAAGATATGGTATTCTCCGGGCCTTCTGCATGTGCAAAGGATTTCTATATACGGGCTAAAAATGCTGGATATTTCATAAGATGGTCTCCTGAGAAAAGATTGTTTCATCCTTGGCATCCAGGAACAACGGTAGGATTTTCCTATTTACTGAGAAAGCAAGAAAGGATAATGAAAATTAGAGATTTAAATGTTGATATTTTACCAAATTTTGGATTCGATAAAAAGATAAGAAAAAGTAAATTAGATACCGTTCCTGATTATTCTTTTAAAGAAAAGCTTCAGCTCTTTATTGAATTTCTAATTAAAAAAGCTGTAGGGAAGATTTAA
- a CDS encoding sulfotransferase family 2 domain-containing protein: protein MNIFELYHAMTLKKKLFLKEVPSAFIRTKTIFTHIPKAAGISITSAIYGHEVGHIPIKIYKKILGQDFDQYFKFTFVRNPLTRIISAFYFLKRGGLNKMDYLWGRRYVSRYNDVNDFIKNYLTRDSIWSYIHFFPQYYFLTDDENNILVDFIGKVETLKKDIQVIEAILNRKLFIERKNATKNKGKVSLKPSSIDKIYYIYHKDFEMFNYIPES from the coding sequence ATGAATATATTTGAATTATATCATGCAATGACGTTAAAAAAGAAGTTGTTCTTGAAAGAAGTACCAAGTGCTTTTATAAGAACTAAAACTATTTTTACACATATTCCTAAAGCTGCAGGTATAAGCATAACAAGTGCTATTTACGGACATGAAGTGGGGCATATACCGATTAAAATATATAAGAAGATTTTAGGGCAGGATTTTGACCAATATTTTAAATTTACTTTTGTTAGAAATCCTCTTACTAGGATTATATCTGCATTTTATTTTCTAAAACGAGGAGGACTTAACAAAATGGATTACTTATGGGGACGGAGATATGTTTCCCGATATAATGATGTTAATGATTTTATAAAGAATTATCTTACTCGTGACAGTATATGGAGCTATATTCATTTCTTTCCGCAATATTATTTTTTAACAGATGATGAGAATAACATATTAGTTGATTTTATTGGGAAAGTTGAAACTCTAAAAAAGGATATTCAAGTTATCGAAGCTATCTTGAACAGAAAACTATTCATAGAAAGAAAAAATGCTACTAAAAATAAAGGAAAAGTTTCCTTAAAGCCATCTTCTATTGATAAAATTTACTATATATATCACAAAGATTTTGAGATGTTCAATTATATACCGGAATCATGA
- a CDS encoding O-antigen ligase family protein, with protein sequence MKWFLFSLTFFYYLLLGLILYQNIQVFIRYTLGFIFLSLFYFFGYTKAFLKEKSFYKINIIFFLFISVLGILQILGILFNPLFLSIANNIRTKLLSVVLDKERLTLLFSEPSFLASYILYMLFLVDRMLLLARDSKYFYWTVKVVLLVFAIFSKSLYVYLTISVLLIIQFMLSDFSLKRKFAVLSTLLILSFFMLSQISDRLQRVFYFQDLSFIARYTYIEALVHMFLSSKFFGCGIGGFGYYFSYYLNNQFNLPIFPPELTKYLDGNIHAVPFSLFFQFLGETGLFGTSALLLLIFHGFLKSKYKHYYLAMFVTTLSALPWGLPYFWILLGLLHSIENRRSERK encoded by the coding sequence ATGAAGTGGTTTTTATTCTCTTTGACTTTTTTTTATTATTTATTGTTGGGATTAATTTTATATCAAAATATACAGGTATTCATCAGATATACACTGGGATTTATTTTTTTATCATTGTTTTACTTCTTTGGTTATACTAAAGCTTTTCTAAAAGAAAAAAGTTTTTATAAGATAAATATTATCTTTTTTTTGTTCATTAGTGTGCTTGGAATACTACAAATTCTTGGGATATTATTTAATCCTTTGTTTTTATCAATTGCAAATAATATCAGAACAAAGTTACTATCAGTTGTTCTCGATAAAGAAAGGCTTACACTGTTGTTCTCAGAACCATCTTTTTTGGCTTCTTATATATTATACATGCTGTTTCTTGTAGATAGAATGCTGTTGTTAGCTAGAGATAGCAAGTACTTTTATTGGACAGTAAAAGTTGTTTTACTTGTTTTTGCCATCTTTTCTAAAAGCTTGTATGTTTATTTAACTATATCAGTTTTATTAATAATACAGTTTATGTTATCCGATTTTTCCTTAAAAAGAAAGTTTGCTGTTTTATCAACGCTATTAATACTTTCGTTCTTCATGTTAAGTCAGATTTCTGATAGGCTACAAAGAGTCTTTTATTTTCAAGACTTATCATTTATAGCAAGATATACGTATATTGAGGCATTAGTTCATATGTTTTTATCTTCTAAGTTTTTCGGCTGTGGAATAGGAGGTTTCGGATATTATTTTTCCTATTATTTGAATAATCAATTCAATCTTCCAATTTTTCCACCTGAGCTTACTAAATACTTAGATGGAAATATCCACGCGGTTCCATTTTCTCTATTTTTTCAATTCCTAGGAGAAACAGGATTGTTTGGAACATCTGCTCTTCTTTTATTGATTTTTCATGGATTTTTAAAGAGCAAATATAAACATTATTATTTGGCTATGTTTGTAACTACCTTGTCAGCTTTGCCCTGGGGATTACCTTATTTTTGGATATTGCTTGGTCTGTTACATAGTATCGAGAACAGAAGGTCGGAAAGGAAATAA
- a CDS encoding glycosyltransferase family 4 protein has product MVMTMERRLLLIGPLPPPITGVSLANNIVHKKIGKIFPIHVSCINMSYPTFKEDVGRFNYKKAFVYSKRYLELYKISKSDKVYITPGQTFWGILKYAPFILYAKLLKKELIVHIHGDYLWQEYKKLTGVKKEIFKFLFSQFDKGIVLSKSLRKNLIPFLPDNKIFELPNFVEDYLFEINLERKLSQNFSELRIIYLSNLMKEKGILDLLEALLILKERNIHFNAKLAGNIDKGLEKEITKYLKKLEGNVKYLGVVSGYKKKKLLEWGNIFVFPTYYKMEGQPISILEAYATGNIVLTTNHAGIPDIFKENLNGFYVKKKSPQSLAQVLVKVKRNLEQYKYIAFNNRKEAESKYRVSRFLEDFKNILEEQ; this is encoded by the coding sequence ATGGTAATGACTATGGAAAGAAGATTGCTCCTCATAGGTCCTTTGCCGCCTCCTATAACGGGAGTTAGTTTGGCGAATAATATTGTTCATAAGAAAATAGGAAAGATTTTCCCTATACATGTTAGTTGTATAAATATGTCATATCCTACTTTCAAAGAAGATGTTGGTAGATTTAACTATAAAAAAGCTTTTGTATATTCGAAGCGTTATTTGGAACTTTATAAAATTTCTAAATCTGATAAAGTTTATATAACTCCAGGACAAACTTTTTGGGGGATTCTAAAATATGCACCATTCATTTTATATGCAAAACTTTTAAAGAAAGAACTTATTGTTCATATTCATGGAGATTATTTATGGCAAGAATATAAGAAATTAACAGGTGTAAAAAAGGAAATCTTTAAGTTTCTGTTTTCTCAATTTGATAAAGGAATAGTGTTATCTAAATCATTACGGAAAAATTTAATCCCATTTTTGCCGGATAATAAAATTTTTGAACTTCCTAATTTCGTTGAGGATTATTTATTTGAAATAAATCTTGAGCGGAAGCTAAGTCAAAATTTTAGCGAACTAAGAATAATTTATTTAAGTAATTTGATGAAGGAGAAAGGAATCTTAGATTTATTGGAAGCTCTATTGATCTTAAAAGAAAGAAATATTCACTTTAATGCAAAACTGGCAGGAAATATAGATAAAGGATTAGAAAAAGAGATTACTAAATATTTGAAAAAACTAGAAGGAAATGTTAAGTACTTAGGTGTAGTTTCAGGTTATAAGAAGAAAAAATTGTTAGAATGGGGAAATATTTTTGTATTCCCAACTTATTATAAGATGGAAGGACAACCAATTTCTATTTTAGAGGCATACGCAACAGGGAATATTGTGTTGACAACTAATCATGCTGGGATTCCAGATATTTTTAAGGAAAATCTAAATGGTTTTTATGTGAAGAAGAAAAGTCCACAAAGTTTAGCCCAAGTGTTAGTTAAAGTGAAGAGGAACTTAGAGCAATATAAATATATTGCTTTTAATAATAGAAAGGAGGCAGAAAGTAAATATAGAGTTAGTAGATTCTTAGAAGATTTTAAAAATATTTTAGAGGAACAATAG